The genome window GAAAATAATTTATACTTTCAGACCTAAATTATTATATAGATTTAATAATCAAATTGAGGTTATTTTATGGATGAATCAAATGTTGTATTTATAAGGGATACTGGACAGGAAAATGTAGCAACCGGAAAAGATATGACTAAAATAAAAGAAGATTTTGTTAAATTTATAAATAGAACTGGTGGAGTGGTTGAAATTAATTTTAGAGCTCCAAGAGAGGAATTGTCAGATGTTTACGCGTTTTTTTCAGGCGTAAACGATATGGAAGGGATTGGAATAGACATTGCAGGCTCTGGGGCAAGATGGAACCATTATTTTAGAGGAATATCACCCCTTACAGAGGATGAAGAGGGACCAGGTTATAAATTTAAAGTTACTCTACAAATTAGGGATGCTCCTCCGCGATAATTCATTTTTTAGCTTTCGAGTGTTTCTTAAAAACATCCCTTATTTCTTCAGGGGTGCTTAAAATATTTATATCCATTTTAGTAAGCCGTTTAACGTGTTCCACATCTTCTTTTCTTATTGTTAGCTCAAGGTCGCGTCCGTCTGGGAGTTTTGTTATTACCTTCCCTTCCTCCAAATCAGAAGGCATAATATAGGTGGGTAATCCTACTTTTTGACCCATAACTACTGCATTTGGAATTAATGAATCAGCTATTCTAAGAGAAATCTTGGCAACGGTGTTTGATGTTGCTGGGGCAATTATCATAAATTCAAATTGACCTAACTGTATCTGGCCAGCTAAAAATGGTGCATTTGCATTTACTTCAACCCATGTTCTGTCAAATTCTACTTCTAATTCTTTAAACAATCCATAATACTTTAAAACCTGATCTCCAGCTTTAGAAACGTAAATTCTTATGTCGAATTCATCTTCGTATTCTTTTCTAATTTCTTCCATGATCTTTACAGTTTCTATTATTCTATCCCCGCTTCCAGTAATTCCCCATACTACTTTCTTTTTTTTGGGTGTCATGTTTC of Methanobacterium sp. contains these proteins:
- the afpA gene encoding archaeoflavoprotein AfpA codes for the protein MTPKKKKVVWGITGSGDRIIETVKIMEEIRKEYEDEFDIRIYVSKAGDQVLKYYGLFKELEVEFDRTWVEVNANAPFLAGQIQLGQFEFMIIAPATSNTVAKISLRIADSLIPNAVVMGQKVGLPTYIMPSDLEEGKVITKLPDGRDLELTIRKEDVEHVKRLTKMDINILSTPEEIRDVFKKHSKAKK